The genome window GGTCGGTTTCGTCGGAAGTAAAACCAGCTTCCTCTAAACGCTTGAGGCGTTTGGCGTGGGTTTTACGGCTACCCAAACAACCAATGTAGGCTACCTCTGAGCGTAGCAGTAAATGCAATGCCTGATCGTCTATTTTAGGGTCGTGGCTCAGCAACACGGCATAAGTATCTTGGTTGAGCCTAAGCTTGGGCAATACCTGCGCTGGCCAGGCGTGGTACAGGTGGGCAGGTTG of Microscilla marina ATCC 23134 contains these proteins:
- a CDS encoding XdhC family protein, with translation MYHAWPAQVLPKLRLNQDTYAVLLSHDPKIDDQALHLLLRSEVAYIGCLGSRKTHAKRLKRLEEAGFTSDETDRIYAPVGVNIHAKTPQEIALSVMAQVVEIKNNEEVG